The following coding sequences are from one Musa acuminata AAA Group cultivar baxijiao chromosome BXJ1-6, Cavendish_Baxijiao_AAA, whole genome shotgun sequence window:
- the LOC135584546 gene encoding WD repeat-containing protein 26 homolog — protein MGGVEDNEPPSKRVKTSSLELENLSNTSSLSEFINPLGGLMARPLPSQGREDMVGSKGVIKKVEFVRIITKALYSLGYERSGAVLEEESGIPLHSSAVDIFRKQVLEGNWDESVIALQKIGLDDENILKSASFLILEQKFLELLGKNRVMEALDTLRSDITPLSINKKRVHELSCCVISPSQHMLLGFASLEIETSNARMRLLEELQKLLPPSIMIPERRLEHLVEQALRVQREACYFHNSHESCFSLYTDHQCGKDQLPSHTTQVLREHHDEVWFLQFSNQGKYLASSSIDRSAIIWEVREDGELTLKHKLSGHLKPVLMVAWSPDDSQLLTCGMEEVVRRWDVHSGECLHVYEKNGVGLISCGWFPDGKELFSGVTDRTICFWDLDGKELDSWKGQRTSKTSDVAVTKDGRHMISLCRETVILLLDRETKTERLIEEEQTITSFSLSKDDKFLLINLINQEIHLWNIKDDPKLVTRYKGHKRSRFLIRSCFGGTEQAFIASGSEDSQVYIWHRSSGDLIQTLPGHSGTVNCVSWNPSNPHMLASASDDHTIRIWGLNRVNLKRKEIYSNGTVHLCNGNIK, from the exons ATGGGAGGTGTAGAAGACAATGAACCACCCTCAAAACGTGTCAAAACATCCTCACTAGAATTGGAGAACCTCTCAAATACTTCGTCTCTTTCTGAGTTCATCAATCCTTTGGGAGGCCTAATGGCCAGGCCTTTACCATCCCAAGGGAGAGAAGACATGGTCGGTTCTAAAGGAGTTATTAAGAAAGTAGAATTTGTGCGAATTATTACCAAGGCTCTTTATTCTCTTGGTTATGAGAGAAGTGGAGCAGTTCTGGAGGAAGAGTCAGGAATACCCTTGCACTCTTCTGCTGTCGATATCTTCCGGAAGCAAGTTCTTGAAGGGAATTGGGATGAAAGTGTGATTGCACTGCAAAAAATAGGTCTTGATGATGAAAATATTCTGAAGTCTGCATCCTTTTTAATTTTGGAGCAAAAGTTCTTAGAACTTTTGGGAAAGAACAGGGTAATGGAAGCATTGGACACATTGAGAAGTGATATCACTCCACTTAGCATTAACAAAAAGCGAGTGCATGAGCTTTCCTGTTGTGTCATATCTCCTTCACAGCATATGTTACTTGGGTTTGCTAGTTTGGAAATAGAAACTTCAAATGCACGAATGAGGCTTTTAGAGGAATTGCAGAAACTGCTTCCTCCATCGATCATGATACCTGAAAGGAGACTGGAGCACTTGGTTGAACAGGCACTTAGAGTCCAAAGAGAAGCTTGCTACTTTCACAACTCCCATGAAAGCTGTTTTTCATTGTACACTGATCATCAGTGTGGAAAGGACCAGCTACCTTCTCATACAACTCAG GTATTGCGAGAACACCATGATGAAGTATGGTTTTTGCAGTTCTCAAACCAAGGAAAATATTTGGCATCATCGTCAATTGATAGATCTGCAATTATATGGGAG GTTCGTGAAGATGGAGAACTAACACTGAAGCACAAGCTATCTGGTCATCTGAAGCCTGTTCTAATGGTTGCTTGGAGCCCTGATGACAGCCAGCTTCTAACTTGTGGAATGGAAGAAGTTGTTAGGCGCTGGGACGTTCACTCTGGTGAATGCCTCCATGTATATGAAAAAAATGGTGTTGGATTGATATCCTGTGGCTGGTTTCCGGATGGAAAAGAACTCTTTTCTGGTGTTACAGATAGGACTATTTGCTTCTGGGATTTGGATGGAAAGGAGCTGGATTCTTGGAAAGGGCAGCGAACAAGTAAAACTTCTGATGTTGCTGTCACAAAAGATGGTAGACATATGATAAGTTTGTGCCGagaaactgtgattttgttgctAGATAGGGAAACAAAGACTGAGAGGCTGATAGAAGAGGAACAGACAATTACTTCATTCTCACTATCAAAGGATGATAAGTTTTTGCTTATAAATCTGATAAACCAGGAGATTCATTTGTGGAACATAAAGGATGATCCAAAACTAGTTACCAGATATAAAGGTCACAAGCGCAGTCGGTTTTTAATAAGGTCTTGTTTTGGAGGAACTGAGCAGGCTTTCATTGCCAGTGGAAGTGAAGATTCACAG GTGTACATATGGCATCGAAGTTCAGGAGATCTTATTCAAACTCTTCCTGGTCATTCTGGCACCGTCAACTGTGTCAGCTGGAACCCATCGAATCCTCACATGCTTGCATCCGCCAGTGACGACCACACGATCCGTATTTGGGGATTAAACAGGGTGAATCTGAAACGCAAGGAGATCTACAGCAACGGAACGGTTCACCTGTGCAACGGAAACATCAAATGA
- the LOC103988546 gene encoding 3-isopropylmalate dehydrogenase 2, chloroplastic, which translates to MAAAVQANLTRPFETLILGSRRLVHPWRSARIRCSAAASPRRSYSITLLPGDGIGPEVVSVAKDVLSLVGSLQGIEFRFREVPVGGAALDSTGVPLPDETLAAAKESDAVLLGAIGGYKWDANEKHLKPETGLLQLRAGLGVFANLRPATVLPQLVDSSTLKKEVAEGVDIMVVRELTGGIYFGKPRGFGSNDRGEDIGFNTEVYSASEIDRIARVAFEVARKRHGKLCSVDKANVLEASMLWRKRVNGLASEFPDVELSHMYVDNAAMQLIRNPKQFDTIVTNNIFGDILSDEASMLTGSIGMLPSASIGDLGPGLFEPIHGSAPDIAGQDKANPLATVLSAAMLLRYGLGEEEAAKRIEAAVINTLNRGFRTGDIFSGGTTLVGCKQMGQEVLRSVEAGKQVAALH; encoded by the exons ATGGCGGCGGCTGTGCAGGCGAACCTTACCCGGCCCTTCGAGACCCTAATCCTAGGCTCGCGGAGACTGGTCCATCCTTGGCGGTCGGCGAGAATCCGCTGCTCAGCCGCCGCCTCGCCCCGACGGAGCTACAGCATTACCCTCCTCCCCGGGGACGGCATCGGCCCTGAGGTCGTCTCCGTCGCCAAGGACGTCCTTTCCCTCGTTGGCTCTCTCCAAG GTATTGAGTTCCGGTTCCGGGAGGTGCCGGTCGGCGGTGCGGCGCTGGATTCTACGGGGGTCCCTTTACCGGATGAGACCCTCGCGGCCGCCAAGGAGTCGGACGCGGTCCTTTTGGGAGCCATCGGAGG GTATAAATGGGATGCTAACGAGAAGCATCTGAAGCCCGAAACTGGGTTACTTCAGCTTCGCGCCGGTCTCGGCGTGTTTGCAAACTTGAGGCCAGCTACTGTGTTGCCACAG CTAGTAGACTCGTCAACTTTGAAGAAAGAGGTGGCAGAGGGAGTCGACATAATGGTTGTGAGAGAGCTTACTGGAG GAATTTATTTTGGAAAACCAAGAGGTTTTGGATCCAATGACAGGGGTGAGGACATTGGATTCAACACTGAAGTCTATTCTGCTTCTGAG ATTGACCGAATTGCACGAGTAGCATTTGAGGTTGCTCGAAAACGACATGGCAAGTTGTGCTCTGTTGATAAAGCCAACGTTTTGGAG GCTTCGATGCTATGGAGGAAAAGGGTGAATGGGCTGGCTTCTGAGTTCCCTGATGTTGAGTTGTCCCACATGTATGTGGACAATGCAGCAATGCAACTTATTCGAAACCCAAAACAg TTTGATACTATTGTGACAAATAACATATTTGGTGACATACTGTCTGATGAAGCATCCATGCTTACTGGAAGCATCGGTATGCTTCCATCTGCCAGCATTGGTGATTTG GGTCCTGGGCTTTTTGAGCCCATCCATGGCTCTGCTCCAGATATTGCTGGCCAG GACAAAGCGAATCCTTTAGCGACGGTACTGAGCGCTGCGATGCTATTGCGATATGGACTAGGTGAAGAGGAAGCTGCAAAGAGGATCGAAGCTGCAGTTATAAATACCTTGAACAGAGGGTTCCGAACTGGTGATATTTTTTCTGGCGGAACG ACGTTGGTCGGCTGCAAGCAGATGGGACAAGAAGTGCTTAGATCTGTCGAAGCTGGGAAACAGGTGGCTGCCTTGCACTGA